A stretch of Imperialibacter roseus DNA encodes these proteins:
- a CDS encoding ABC transporter ATP-binding protein gives MNILVTEHIHKSFGDFKALDDVSITIPENTIFGLLGPNGAGKTTLIRIITQILMADQGKVMFHGRPLELEDVHRIGYLPEERGLYKKMKVGEQLLYLAQLKGMSKGEATKKIKAWMEKFDIISWWGKAVEDLSKGMAQKVQFIATVLHEPSLIILDEPFSGFDPVNANLIRDEILEMKKKGITIIFSTHRMESVEELCDHIALINKSKKILEGPKKDIKETYKSNTFNVLHYGKVNGLPADFDTLSTEEVEGAIHSTIQIKSALGPNDLLKALISQVEVHEFVEKIPSMNEIFIQKVQEGGHE, from the coding sequence TTGAACATTCTCGTTACAGAACACATCCACAAGAGCTTTGGCGATTTCAAAGCGCTGGATGATGTAAGCATCACCATTCCCGAAAACACCATCTTCGGACTGCTTGGCCCAAATGGCGCCGGCAAAACCACCCTTATTCGCATCATCACGCAAATCCTTATGGCCGACCAGGGCAAGGTCATGTTTCATGGTCGGCCCTTGGAGCTGGAAGATGTGCACCGCATTGGCTACCTGCCAGAAGAGCGGGGTCTCTACAAAAAAATGAAAGTGGGTGAGCAACTGCTTTATCTGGCACAGCTCAAGGGAATGAGCAAAGGCGAGGCCACCAAAAAGATAAAGGCCTGGATGGAGAAATTCGATATCATTAGCTGGTGGGGCAAAGCCGTGGAAGATCTATCCAAAGGCATGGCGCAAAAAGTGCAGTTCATTGCCACCGTACTGCACGAGCCTTCACTAATTATCCTCGACGAACCTTTCTCCGGCTTCGACCCTGTGAACGCCAACCTGATCAGAGATGAAATTCTTGAAATGAAGAAAAAGGGTATTACCATTATTTTTTCCACCCACCGCATGGAGTCGGTGGAAGAGCTTTGTGACCATATTGCCCTTATCAACAAGTCTAAGAAAATACTTGAGGGGCCAAAGAAAGACATCAAGGAAACCTACAAGTCCAATACATTCAATGTGCTCCACTATGGTAAAGTAAATGGACTGCCCGCCGACTTTGACACTTTAAGTACTGAGGAAGTGGAAGGAGCCATTCACTCGACCATACAGATCAAATCGGCTCTCGGGCCAAATGATTTGCTGAAGGCACTCATCAGCCAGGTGGAAGTGCATGAGTTTGTTGAAAAAATACCCAGCATGAACGAAATTTTTATCCAAAAAGTACAGGAGGGCGGCCATGAATAA
- a CDS encoding ABC transporter permease encodes MNKISLIIAREYITRVRKKSFLVMTIVGPLLFALLIIVPTWLATRDGDEKVIEVVDESGLFKTVLTDTDEIKYSFVNEDPDALKQSLEGSEYYGFLYIPNIDIDNPQGIQFYSTSKPSLSVIGDLEWGIRQKIENIKLEKSGLDKQVLDNLKAKVDIATISITDQGEQESSSIAATGIGYISSLLIYFFIFFFGAQIMRGIIEEKTSRIIEVIISSVKPFQLMMGKIIGVGAVGLTQFLLWTLLTFTITTVLSSVFGFEPQAANSMVNAQPGMAEVQAAAADQNEFAKIMTAIGSINIPQVLFFFLIYFLGGYLLYGSLFAAVGSAVDSEVDSQQFMLPVTLPLILSIVSLGAVLNEPDGSLAFWMSMIPLTSPVVMMMRIPFGVPIWQLLLSVTLLAGGFMFTVWLAARIYRVGILMHGTKVNYKVLAKWFMMKN; translated from the coding sequence ATGAATAAGATATCACTCATTATAGCAAGAGAATACATCACCAGGGTGCGCAAGAAGTCATTTCTTGTCATGACCATCGTAGGCCCACTGCTTTTTGCCTTGCTTATCATCGTGCCTACCTGGCTTGCGACCAGAGATGGCGATGAAAAGGTCATTGAGGTTGTTGACGAATCCGGCTTATTCAAAACCGTGTTGACCGACACCGACGAGATCAAATACTCTTTTGTGAATGAAGACCCTGACGCCCTTAAGCAATCGCTTGAAGGCAGCGAGTATTATGGATTCCTCTACATTCCCAATATTGACATCGACAACCCGCAAGGCATTCAGTTCTATTCCACGTCGAAACCCAGTCTAAGTGTCATTGGCGATTTGGAATGGGGCATCAGGCAAAAAATTGAAAATATCAAGCTGGAGAAATCAGGTCTCGATAAACAAGTGCTCGACAACCTGAAGGCGAAAGTTGACATCGCCACCATCAGCATCACCGACCAGGGCGAGCAGGAAAGTAGCTCCATAGCCGCTACCGGTATTGGTTACATTTCATCGCTGCTGATTTACTTCTTCATTTTCTTTTTTGGCGCCCAAATCATGCGAGGCATTATCGAGGAAAAAACCAGCCGTATCATTGAAGTAATTATCAGCTCTGTGAAGCCTTTCCAACTCATGATGGGGAAAATAATCGGAGTTGGCGCCGTTGGGCTTACACAGTTCTTGCTCTGGACGCTCCTTACTTTTACGATTACTACGGTGCTCAGCAGTGTGTTTGGCTTCGAACCACAGGCTGCAAATAGCATGGTGAACGCCCAACCTGGCATGGCCGAAGTGCAGGCAGCGGCGGCCGATCAAAATGAGTTCGCTAAGATCATGACTGCCATTGGGTCAATCAACATCCCACAGGTGCTCTTCTTCTTCCTGATATATTTCCTTGGCGGGTACCTTCTCTACGGTTCACTATTTGCTGCAGTAGGTTCGGCAGTAGATTCAGAAGTCGACTCTCAGCAGTTTATGCTCCCTGTTACGCTGCCACTCATTCTTTCGATCGTTTCTTTGGGAGCGGTTTTGAACGAGCCGGATGGGTCTTTGGCCTTCTGGATGTCCATGATTCCGCTAACCTCTCCAGTCGTTATGATGATGCGGATACCCTTCGGCGTGCCCATTTGGCAGCTTCTGCTTTCTGTCACGCTCCTGGCAGGTGGTTTCATGTTTACCGTGTGGCTTGCTGCCCGAATTTACAGGGTGGGCATTCTCATGCATGGCACGAAAGTGAATTACAAAGTGCTGGCCAAATGGTTTATGATGAAGAATTAA